In one Lycium barbarum isolate Lr01 chromosome 7, ASM1917538v2, whole genome shotgun sequence genomic region, the following are encoded:
- the LOC132601793 gene encoding uncharacterized protein LOC132601793, whose translation MAKSFPFIDCMMDCNLVDMGYTGSNYTWCNGRSSEDRIWKRLDRVIFKGLDTLNSWTFGLNKVTFLILSSKHGTFRNCIGDIFGNTKKLEKKVEDLEIAMENNVSSSTRQEYNKANAELIKHLKIQDSYRRQKARLKWFNEGDRNTKFVHSVINIKRRRLSLKAIKDDDGNWIEGEDQIASEAIKFFQNQFTQEDYQPD comes from the exons ATGGCGAAGAGCTTTCCTTTCATTGATTGTATGATGGATTGTAATCTTGTTGACATGGGTTACACAGGCTCCAATTACACCTGGTGTAATGGAAGAAGCTCTGAAGACAGAATTTGGAAAAGGCTAGACAGG GTTATATTTAAAGGACTAGATACTTTAAATTCTTGGACTTTTGGACTAAACAAAGTGACTTTCTTGATATTGTCAAGCAAGCATGGGACATTCAG AAACTGCATTGGAGATATCTTTGGAAACACCAAAAAGCTAGAAAAAAAGGTTGAAGATCTGGAAATTGCTATGGAAAACAATGTTTCTAGTAGTACTAGGCAAGAATATAACAAAGCTAATGCTGAGCTGATTAAACATCTCAAAATTCAAGATTCCTACAGGAGACAAAAAGCCAGATTAAAATGGTTCAATGAAGGAGACCGCAACACAAAATTCGTCCATTCTGTTATCAACATCAAGAGAAGAAGATTGAGTCTCAAAGCTATCAAGGATGATGATGGGAATTGGATAGAGGGAGAGGATCAAATTGCTTCAGAAGCTATTAAATTCTTTCAAAATCAGTTCACTCAGGAGGACTATCAACCTGACTAG